The DNA segment TCGGGCCAGAGCGCCTGGGCCGACTTGAGGAAGAACGCCTTCTCGGCAGCATCGGCGTGCTTGTCCAGGAACTTGCGGAACGGCTCGCGTGCGGCCGAGGCGGCGGCGAGCATCTGCTGGGTGTTGGAGCTCTGCGCGGAGGGCGGCAGCATCTGCATGCGGTCCGAGGCCTCCATGGCGACCGGGGCCATGACGTACACCGAGATGATGATGGCGATGCCGTTGAGCACCATGTTGGGAGGCACCTGCTGCACGCCGAGCGCGTTGCGCAGCAGGCCCAGGACCACCACCACCTTGGTGTAGGACGTGACGATCATGGCGGCGAACGGCAGCACCGCCAGCAGCATCAGCGCCAGCGCCAGCGAGATGGGATCGAGTCCCGAAATCGGCGTCATGGTGCGTCCGTTGCCGTGGGCGATGCGGCTGCGCCGGCCGCCGCCATGTGCGCGATGCGCACGCCCAGGCTTTCGCCGATCACGACCAGGCGGCCCGTGCCCACGACCTGGCCGTGGCAGACAAGGCGGACGGTGGCGTCGCGGGCAGGGACGGCGAGCGGGACGACCGAACCGGCATCCAGCGCCGCGAGTTCGTCCAGGCGGATGTGGGCCGTGTCGATCTCGATGGCGACGGGAACGCGGATGCTGCCGATGTCGGCCAGGGGGAGCGGCGTGGCCGGCAGGGCGGCTTCGCTGCCGGCGTCTTCCGGGATTTCCGCGGCGGCGCTGGCGGGAGCCGGCTCGGCGCTGCCATCGTCCAGGTCCGCGAAGGCATCGGCCTGCGGTGCGGCGTGCAGCGCGATTTCGGAGTCGTCCAGATCGAGTTCTGCGGGTATGTGCATGGTGGTTCCCAGTCCGAAAGAGAGATGGCAGGGGCGCCGCCGGCCTGCGGCGAGCGTGCCGCACAGGACGACATCGCCTGCCGCCAGGGTGGCGAGGTCCGCGGGCGCGAGCCTGCGGGTGGCGAGGCGGACGGTGCCGGGCAGGCGCAGCGCCGCGAAGGGGGCGCCGTCGGCCTGCGCGGAATGCGCGAGGCTGGCCTGCAGCCTGGCGGCCACGGTGCCGTCGATGGCATGCAGGCCGATGCGCAGGCCGCCGCATGTCCATTCCAGTGGCGCCTGCACGGCCGGGCGCACGGCCACGGCGGACAGGGCGAGGCCCGGCAGCACCGGCGCCGCGGCGGCGAGGGGGCCTGCGAGCAGGGTTTCCGCCACTTCGCGCGCCAGCGCGGCATCGGCGAGGCGGGCCGCCATGCCGAGCGCCGGCCATGCCGACACGGGCACGGAGACCTGCAGGTGTCCGTGCATGCAGGAGAAGTCCAGCATCGCCGCCTCGTGCCGGTGGCCGGGCGTGGCGGCTGCCACGCGCCCCTGCGGCTGTCCGCAGAGGCCGGCTGCCCAGCGCGCGAAGCGGCGGTCGAAGGCGATGCGCGCCAGATGCGCCTCGCCGGCGGGCACGGTCGGCAGACAGTCGGCCAGTTCGGCGTTGGTGGCGGATGGGGGCGCGAGGACGTTCACGTTGGAGATTCCAGATCGATGTCGATGCCGCGCTGTCCGGGGCCCAATGCCTCGAGCTGCGCACGCAGTGGATCGCGATGGAGGGAGATTAGCCGTGCCGATTCGGAGGACTGGGTGCGGAACCGAAGGCTCATCGCGTAAGGCGAAAGGGTGAGGGCGACTTCGCTTTCCGGGAGCACGGCCGGGTCCATCGGCACCGTGACGGACCAGGACTGGAAGGCCGGATCGGCCTGGGCGCACAGCCATGCGA comes from the Paracidovorax avenae ATCC 19860 genome and includes:
- the sctQ gene encoding type III secretion system cytoplasmic ring protein SctQ encodes the protein MNVLAPPSATNAELADCLPTVPAGEAHLARIAFDRRFARWAAGLCGQPQGRVAAATPGHRHEAAMLDFSCMHGHLQVSVPVSAWPALGMAARLADAALAREVAETLLAGPLAAAAPVLPGLALSAVAVRPAVQAPLEWTCGGLRIGLHAIDGTVAARLQASLAHSAQADGAPFAALRLPGTVRLATRRLAPADLATLAAGDVVLCGTLAAGRRRPCHLSFGLGTTMHIPAELDLDDSEIALHAAPQADAFADLDDGSAEPAPASAAAEIPEDAGSEAALPATPLPLADIGSIRVPVAIEIDTAHIRLDELAALDAGSVVPLAVPARDATVRLVCHGQVVGTGRLVVIGESLGVRIAHMAAAGAAASPTATDAP
- the sctR gene encoding type III secretion system export apparatus subunit SctR produces the protein MTPISGLDPISLALALMLLAVLPFAAMIVTSYTKVVVVLGLLRNALGVQQVPPNMVLNGIAIIISVYVMAPVAMEASDRMQMLPPSAQSSNTQQMLAAASAAREPFRKFLDKHADAAEKAFFLKSAQALWPEDRARSLQADDLVVLAPAFLLTELTAAFRIGFLLYLAFIIVELVIANVLLAMGLSQVSPTNVAIPFKLLLFVVLDGWSQVMHGLVMTYR